One genomic segment of Novisyntrophococcus fermenticellae includes these proteins:
- a CDS encoding 3'-5' exoribonuclease YhaM family protein encodes MKYINELHEGNKMTGVYLCKHKQPAVTKNGKSYENVILQDKTGTIDAKIWEPNSVGIADFDSLDYIDVVGDVTSFAGALQVSIKRARKVKEGEYNPADYLPASKFNIETMYAELLQFIRTVKNPYFSQLLSYYFEMDTELIKAFKNSSAAKNVHHGFIGGLLEHTLGVTRLCDYYAKAYPILNRDLLITSAIFHDIGKTKELSAFPQNDYTDDGQLLGHIMIGAEMIHDAAQKIPGFPEKLEHELKHCILAHHGELEYGSPKKPALAEALALNLADNTDAKMETMKEIFENAGDNNGWLGYNRIFESNLRRSSEE; translated from the coding sequence ATGAAGTACATTAATGAATTGCATGAAGGTAACAAGATGACAGGTGTTTATCTCTGTAAACACAAGCAGCCCGCTGTGACGAAGAATGGGAAAAGTTACGAGAATGTAATTCTTCAGGATAAGACGGGAACGATTGATGCGAAAATCTGGGAGCCGAATTCCGTAGGAATTGCGGATTTTGATTCCCTGGATTATATTGATGTGGTAGGAGATGTGACGAGCTTTGCTGGAGCCTTACAGGTAAGCATTAAGCGCGCCCGTAAGGTTAAGGAGGGCGAGTATAACCCCGCAGATTACCTTCCGGCGAGTAAATTTAATATTGAGACGATGTATGCGGAGCTGCTGCAGTTCATAAGGACTGTCAAAAATCCATATTTTTCCCAGCTGCTGTCGTACTATTTTGAAATGGATACAGAACTAATTAAGGCATTTAAGAACAGCTCTGCCGCCAAGAACGTACATCACGGATTTATCGGGGGCCTTCTGGAGCATACGCTGGGCGTGACAAGACTGTGTGATTATTATGCTAAAGCATACCCGATTCTGAACCGGGATCTTTTGATTACATCCGCAATTTTCCACGATATCGGAAAAACAAAGGAGCTATCTGCATTTCCCCAGAATGACTATACCGATGACGGACAGCTTTTGGGACATATTATGATCGGAGCCGAGATGATTCACGATGCAGCTCAGAAGATACCGGGCTTTCCGGAAAAGCTGGAACATGAACTGAAGCACTGTATCCTGGCCCACCATGGAGAGCTGGAATATGGTTCGCCAAAGAAACCGGCCCTCGCAGAGGCACTGGCCTTAAATCTGGCGGATAATACGGATGCCAAGATGGAAACCATGAAAGAAATTTTTGAAAATGCAGGAGATAACAACGGATGGCTGGGCTATAACCGCATCTTTGAATCCAATTTGAGAAGATCCTCTGAGGAATAG
- a CDS encoding S1C family serine protease, which translates to MDHDQKPYHFIKEIIKKKQLDKKDILIRIAMIAGAGIIFGAAAACIFAWVEPQASSAIHGEGKAPKVDIPVDEEPTPTPAAGDSSATGTSQDPAANTDGQPRDEIGLTEYKQLYKEMLAVSEKPERSIVNVIGIKSWMDYFNQNYESQQQISGLLVADNGQDLFILTEYRVLEDVERIQVTFWDGAMVDAIYQKSDPNTGFAIIRVTSADLEQSTRDGMEIAPLGNSYGVSQGEPILALGSPIGYSASVAYGVITSVTNKISTIDTEYNLLTTDIMGSKEGSGILVNLDGEIVGIIAQSYSSEDKNIITGIAISQIKQMIEKLSNNEQLTYVGIKGQDVTPEIAEKTGIPKGVLVTTVQPDSPAMLSGINEQDVIVKFGEDKVTTLKQYRDKLDKCTPGQKIQITAMRKGAEGYVEVPFEVEIGEA; encoded by the coding sequence ATGGATCACGATCAGAAACCCTATCATTTCATAAAGGAAATCATAAAGAAAAAGCAGTTGGATAAAAAGGATATTCTCATACGGATTGCCATGATTGCAGGCGCAGGAATCATATTCGGTGCGGCTGCGGCCTGTATCTTTGCCTGGGTGGAACCCCAAGCATCTTCTGCAATTCATGGAGAAGGGAAGGCACCCAAGGTGGATATTCCGGTGGATGAGGAGCCTACCCCCACGCCCGCAGCAGGAGATTCGTCTGCTACCGGGACATCGCAGGACCCGGCGGCAAATACGGACGGGCAGCCAAGGGATGAAATCGGGCTGACGGAATATAAGCAGCTCTATAAAGAGATGCTGGCTGTGTCGGAAAAACCTGAGCGTTCCATCGTAAACGTAATCGGAATTAAAAGCTGGATGGATTATTTCAATCAGAATTATGAAAGTCAGCAGCAGATTTCCGGTCTGCTGGTTGCGGATAATGGCCAGGATTTGTTCATACTTACAGAGTACAGGGTTTTAGAAGATGTGGAGCGGATTCAGGTGACATTCTGGGATGGGGCAATGGTAGATGCAATCTATCAAAAGAGCGACCCCAACACCGGCTTCGCAATTATAAGGGTGACAAGCGCGGATCTGGAACAGTCAACCCGGGATGGAATGGAGATCGCTCCGCTGGGAAATTCTTATGGCGTGTCACAGGGAGAACCTATACTGGCGCTGGGCAGCCCCATCGGTTACAGTGCTTCCGTGGCGTATGGTGTCATTACCTCGGTTACAAATAAAATATCCACCATAGATACAGAGTATAACCTGCTTACCACAGACATCATGGGAAGCAAGGAGGGAAGTGGTATCCTGGTAAATCTGGATGGTGAGATTGTCGGAATTATCGCTCAAAGCTACAGCTCAGAGGACAAGAACATCATAACAGGCATAGCAATCTCACAGATCAAGCAGATGATTGAAAAGTTATCCAATAATGAACAACTTACCTATGTGGGAATCAAGGGGCAGGATGTTACACCGGAAATTGCAGAGAAAACCGGAATCCCCAAAGGTGTTCTGGTTACTACGGTACAGCCGGATTCACCTGCGATGCTCTCAGGAATCAACGAGCAGGATGTCATAGTCAAGTTCGGCGAGGATAAGGTTACTACATTAAAGCAATATCGGGATAAGCTGGACAAATGTACACCAGGACAGAAGATTCAGATAACGGCCATGAGAAAAGGTGCGGAAGGATATGTGGAGGTTCCTTTCGAGGTTGAGATAGGTGAAGCTTGA
- a CDS encoding endonuclease MutS2, whose product MNKKALKTLEYDKIIERLISHASSPMGKELCRNLEPSDDIDTIRRMQRETHDALSRLFKKGNISFGGASDIRPSLRRLDIGSSLNIPELLAICSLLENTARIKSYGRHDNTDVLPDVLDPLFDALEPLTPLSARIRSCILSEDEITDDASSTLKQIRRSMKQAGDRIHAQLSSLLNGSLRTYLQDAVITMRNGRYCVPVKSEYRGQVPGMIHDQSSTGSTVFIEPISIVKLNNDIRELENREQAEIEVILAGLSQEAAGYLEVIGYNLENMVELDFIFARASLAMDMDANEPLFNTEGRIRIRKGRHPLIDRQKVVPIDILLGDAFDLLIITGPNTGGKTVSLKTVGLLTLMGQAGLHIPALDRSELAVFREVYADIGDEQSIEQSLSTFSSHMTNVVSFLEKADKSSLVLFDELGAGTDPTEGAALAISILSYLHNQGIRTMATTHYSELKVYALSTPGVENASCEFDVETLRPTYRLLIGVPGKSNAFAISSKLGLPDYIIEEARSQISEEAESFEDVITSLEESRRTIEKEREEIASYKKEIEDLKSKFSEKHEKLEQRRDKIIQNAVDEANTILRDAKQYADQTMRDFQKFGKDHVDVNQMERERQALREEMNKLEKKKSGIDKPKVTSNLKPKDLNLGDAVRVLSLNLKGTVSSRPDSKGFLFVQMGIMRSKVHISDLQLIDEPVITAPSMQRTGTGKIKMSKSASVSTEINLLGKTVDEAVAELDKYLDDAYLSHLPSVRVVHGKGTGALRKGVHNYLRRQKYVENFHLAEFGEGDAGVTIVEFKK is encoded by the coding sequence ATGAATAAGAAAGCGTTAAAAACATTAGAATATGATAAAATTATCGAGCGTCTCATTTCCCATGCCTCCTCCCCCATGGGTAAGGAGCTGTGCCGGAACCTGGAGCCTTCCGATGATATTGATACAATCAGAAGAATGCAAAGAGAAACCCATGATGCTCTGTCCCGCCTGTTTAAAAAGGGAAATATTTCCTTTGGCGGTGCCAGCGATATTCGTCCTTCTTTGAGGAGGCTGGATATCGGCAGTTCTCTGAATATCCCGGAATTGCTTGCAATCTGCAGCCTGTTGGAAAATACAGCCAGAATAAAGTCCTATGGGCGTCATGACAATACGGATGTATTGCCCGATGTGCTGGATCCACTGTTTGACGCACTGGAACCCCTGACACCCCTTTCCGCCAGAATCCGAAGCTGCATCCTTTCAGAGGATGAAATTACTGATGATGCCAGCAGTACTTTAAAGCAGATCCGCCGTTCTATGAAACAGGCAGGAGACAGGATACATGCACAGCTCTCTTCCCTGTTAAACGGTTCTCTGCGGACATATCTGCAGGATGCTGTGATTACGATGAGGAATGGCCGGTACTGTGTCCCGGTCAAGTCTGAATACCGCGGACAGGTGCCGGGGATGATTCATGACCAGTCCTCCACAGGCTCTACCGTATTTATCGAGCCTATAAGCATCGTGAAGCTGAATAACGATATCCGGGAGTTGGAGAACAGGGAACAGGCAGAAATTGAAGTTATCCTGGCCGGTTTGAGCCAGGAGGCCGCCGGTTATCTGGAGGTTATCGGATACAATCTGGAAAACATGGTGGAACTGGACTTCATCTTTGCCCGGGCCTCCCTCGCCATGGATATGGATGCCAATGAACCACTGTTCAATACCGAGGGGCGGATTCGGATTCGAAAAGGCCGTCATCCGTTGATTGACAGGCAAAAGGTGGTTCCTATTGATATATTGCTTGGAGATGCCTTCGATCTGCTGATTATCACAGGCCCCAATACCGGTGGTAAAACTGTATCTTTAAAGACCGTAGGTCTGCTGACGCTGATGGGGCAGGCCGGTCTGCATATCCCGGCTCTGGACCGCAGTGAGCTCGCAGTTTTCCGGGAGGTATACGCCGATATCGGCGATGAGCAGAGTATTGAGCAGTCTTTAAGTACCTTTTCCTCGCATATGACCAACGTAGTTTCCTTTCTGGAGAAGGCAGACAAAAGTTCTCTTGTTCTTTTTGATGAGCTTGGCGCAGGTACGGACCCTACGGAAGGTGCGGCGCTCGCCATCTCTATCCTCTCCTATCTGCATAACCAGGGGATTCGAACCATGGCTACCACGCATTACAGTGAACTGAAGGTCTATGCGCTTTCTACTCCCGGTGTGGAAAATGCCAGCTGCGAATTTGACGTGGAAACCCTTCGCCCCACCTATCGCCTGTTAATCGGTGTCCCTGGCAAAAGTAATGCCTTTGCTATTTCTTCTAAGCTGGGCCTTCCGGATTATATTATTGAGGAAGCACGCAGTCAGATCAGTGAGGAGGCGGAATCCTTCGAAGATGTGATTACCTCGCTGGAGGAAAGCCGCAGAACAATCGAAAAAGAGCGGGAAGAAATTGCCTCTTATAAAAAAGAGATTGAAGATCTGAAATCCAAATTCTCTGAGAAGCATGAAAAACTGGAGCAGCGCCGGGATAAAATCATCCAAAATGCAGTAGATGAGGCCAATACGATTCTGCGGGATGCAAAGCAGTATGCAGACCAGACCATGCGTGATTTCCAGAAATTTGGGAAAGATCATGTGGATGTGAATCAGATGGAACGGGAACGTCAGGCCCTCCGTGAGGAGATGAATAAGCTGGAGAAGAAAAAGTCAGGTATAGACAAGCCAAAAGTAACCTCCAACCTGAAACCCAAGGATTTGAATCTGGGTGATGCCGTAAGGGTGTTGAGCCTGAACCTGAAGGGAACCGTAAGCTCCCGCCCGGACAGCAAAGGTTTTCTCTTTGTTCAAATGGGAATTATGCGCTCCAAGGTTCATATCTCCGATCTTCAGCTGATTGATGAGCCCGTAATCACTGCCCCTTCTATGCAGCGAACAGGAACCGGAAAAATTAAGATGTCGAAATCGGCTTCTGTATCCACAGAGATTAATCTTTTGGGGAAAACAGTTGATGAGGCCGTAGCCGAGTTAGACAAATACCTGGATGATGCCTATCTGTCACACCTTCCAAGCGTAAGGGTTGTTCATGGCAAAGGTACAGGTGCCTTACGCAAGGGGGTACATAACTACCTGCGCCGTCAAA